The Halictus rubicundus isolate RS-2024b chromosome 3, iyHalRubi1_principal, whole genome shotgun sequence genome includes a region encoding these proteins:
- the Eya gene encoding eya transcriptional coactivator and phosphatase 2 isoform X1 codes for MLTEDTDPTKPAGVLDNAGNVSSSTEASVQHPRTTNNETEVKNEVQDCPENDSVPPSGELYIDENAEEKEQEYPDSMEKADYSSLYGTNQYYNSLYNSPPYGSTTTGKNASALQSSYLPSYTTPSSMTQYSSYTPYNSGTTNFPNVAQNISSSSQKLDYSAYSLYSNDRINNALQYSGYYPMHGYHTTPASFNVGNLNFGDSTKSALTLDATTHEASDLTARETTNIEGNTIRATAKPCKRGRRQSGSGNSIGSADTTEAGPDRIFIWNLDETIVVFNSLLNGLFAIKHHKDQTLLAPVAYRMEEMIFNLADTHFFFNDVEDCDQVHIDDVSSDDNGQDLSSYNFATDGFQCASANNGICLASGVRGGVDWMRKLAFRYRKIKEIYSNYRNNVGGLLGAAKQEQWLQLRSEIEVLTDNWLASAVRCLSLINKRSHCINILVTNTQLVPALSKVLLFGIGGIFPIENIYSASKIGKESCFGRVIARFGRRCTYVVIGDDSDEETAARAHNFPFWRINSHSDTQALYNALEMGFL; via the exons ATGTTAACCGAAGACACTGATCCAACGAAACCAGCAGGGGTTTTAGACAATGCTGGTAACGTATCTTCATCGACAGAGGCCTCGGTACAACATCCTCGAACCACAAACAATG AGACAGAGGTCAAGAACGAAGTGCAGGACTGTCCTGAGAATGATAGCGTACCACCCAGTGGAGAATTGTATATTGACGAGAATGCAGAAGAAAAGGAGCAGGAGTATCCGGACTCCATGGAAAAGGCGGACTACAGTTCATTGTACGGAACGAATCAGTATTACAACAG TTTGTACAATTCTCCTCCTTATGGATCAACAACGACGGGAAAAAATGCTTCGGCTTTACAAAGCTCTTATTTGCCCTCCTACACCACACCAAGCTCCATGACTCAGTATTCATCTTACACCCCGTACAACAGTGGCACAACGAATTTTCCAAACGTAGCCCAGAATATATCATCATCCTCTCAG AAATTGGATTATAGCGCCTACAGTTTGTATAGCAACGACAGGATTAATAATGCACTGCAGTATTCCGGATACTATCCTATGCACGGTTATCATACAACACCTGCTTCGTTTAACGTCGGAAACCTGAATTTTGGGG ATTCGACCAAGTCTGCGCTCACGTTGGATGCAACTACTCACGAGGCCAGCGATCTTACCGCACGAGAAACCACAAACATCGAAGGTAACACGATTC GGGCGACGGCGAAACCTTGCAAACGCGGAAGACGACAAAGCGGAAGTGGAAACAGTATAGGTTCTGCGGATACGACGGAAGCCGGTCCTGATCGGATATTCATCTGGAACCTTGATGAAACCATAGTCGTGTTTAATTCGTTGCTCAATGGACTATTTGCAATAAAACACCACAAAGATCAAACTCTTTTGGCCCCAGTGGCGTACaggatggaggaaatgatattTAATTTAGCCGATACTCATTTCTTTTTCAATGATGTGGAG GATTGTGATCAAGTACACATTGATGATGTATCGTCGGACGATAACGGGCAGGACCTGTCTTCTTACAACTTTGCCACCGATGGTTTTCAATGTGCATCAGCGAACAATGGCATATGTTTGGCTTCTGGTGTTAGAGGTGGTGTTGATTGGATGCGAAAGCTAGCTTTCCGATatcgtaaaataaaagaaatttacaGTAATTATCGGAATAACGTCGGTGGCCTATTAGGCGCAGCGAAACAAGAACAATGGTTGCAATTACGATCAGAAATCGAAGTGTTAACTGATAACTGGCTAGCATCAGCCGTGAGATGTTTAAGTCTTATTAATAAAAGAAGTCACTGCATCAACATATTAGTCACCAACACACAACTGGTACCTGCTCTATCAAAAGTTCTGCTTTTCGGAATCGGTGGAATATTcccaattgaaaatatttattctgccTCGAAAATTG GGAAAGAAAGCTGTTTTGGAAGGGTGATAGCACGATTTGGCCGGAGATGCACATACGTGGTAATAGGAGATGATTCTGATGAAGAAACGGCAGCACGTGCCCACAACTTTCCATTCTGGAGAATAAATAGCCACTCGGACACGCAGGCTCTTTACAACGCCTTAGAAATGGGATTTCTTTAA
- the Eya gene encoding eya transcriptional coactivator and phosphatase 2 isoform X2, whose amino-acid sequence MLTEDTDPTKPAGVLDNAGNVSSSTEASVQHPRTTNNETEVKNEVQDCPENDSVPPSGELYIDENAEEKEQEYPDSMEKADYSSLYGTNQYYNSLYNSPPYGSTTTGKNASALQSSYLPSYTTPSSMTQYSSYTPYNSGTTNFPNVAQNISSSSQKLDYSAYSLYSNDRINNALQYSGYYPMHGYHTTPASFNVGNLNFGDSTKSALTLDATTHEASDLTARETTNIEGATAKPCKRGRRQSGSGNSIGSADTTEAGPDRIFIWNLDETIVVFNSLLNGLFAIKHHKDQTLLAPVAYRMEEMIFNLADTHFFFNDVEDCDQVHIDDVSSDDNGQDLSSYNFATDGFQCASANNGICLASGVRGGVDWMRKLAFRYRKIKEIYSNYRNNVGGLLGAAKQEQWLQLRSEIEVLTDNWLASAVRCLSLINKRSHCINILVTNTQLVPALSKVLLFGIGGIFPIENIYSASKIGKESCFGRVIARFGRRCTYVVIGDDSDEETAARAHNFPFWRINSHSDTQALYNALEMGFL is encoded by the exons ATGTTAACCGAAGACACTGATCCAACGAAACCAGCAGGGGTTTTAGACAATGCTGGTAACGTATCTTCATCGACAGAGGCCTCGGTACAACATCCTCGAACCACAAACAATG AGACAGAGGTCAAGAACGAAGTGCAGGACTGTCCTGAGAATGATAGCGTACCACCCAGTGGAGAATTGTATATTGACGAGAATGCAGAAGAAAAGGAGCAGGAGTATCCGGACTCCATGGAAAAGGCGGACTACAGTTCATTGTACGGAACGAATCAGTATTACAACAG TTTGTACAATTCTCCTCCTTATGGATCAACAACGACGGGAAAAAATGCTTCGGCTTTACAAAGCTCTTATTTGCCCTCCTACACCACACCAAGCTCCATGACTCAGTATTCATCTTACACCCCGTACAACAGTGGCACAACGAATTTTCCAAACGTAGCCCAGAATATATCATCATCCTCTCAG AAATTGGATTATAGCGCCTACAGTTTGTATAGCAACGACAGGATTAATAATGCACTGCAGTATTCCGGATACTATCCTATGCACGGTTATCATACAACACCTGCTTCGTTTAACGTCGGAAACCTGAATTTTGGGG ATTCGACCAAGTCTGCGCTCACGTTGGATGCAACTACTCACGAGGCCAGCGATCTTACCGCACGAGAAACCACAAACATCGAAG GGGCGACGGCGAAACCTTGCAAACGCGGAAGACGACAAAGCGGAAGTGGAAACAGTATAGGTTCTGCGGATACGACGGAAGCCGGTCCTGATCGGATATTCATCTGGAACCTTGATGAAACCATAGTCGTGTTTAATTCGTTGCTCAATGGACTATTTGCAATAAAACACCACAAAGATCAAACTCTTTTGGCCCCAGTGGCGTACaggatggaggaaatgatattTAATTTAGCCGATACTCATTTCTTTTTCAATGATGTGGAG GATTGTGATCAAGTACACATTGATGATGTATCGTCGGACGATAACGGGCAGGACCTGTCTTCTTACAACTTTGCCACCGATGGTTTTCAATGTGCATCAGCGAACAATGGCATATGTTTGGCTTCTGGTGTTAGAGGTGGTGTTGATTGGATGCGAAAGCTAGCTTTCCGATatcgtaaaataaaagaaatttacaGTAATTATCGGAATAACGTCGGTGGCCTATTAGGCGCAGCGAAACAAGAACAATGGTTGCAATTACGATCAGAAATCGAAGTGTTAACTGATAACTGGCTAGCATCAGCCGTGAGATGTTTAAGTCTTATTAATAAAAGAAGTCACTGCATCAACATATTAGTCACCAACACACAACTGGTACCTGCTCTATCAAAAGTTCTGCTTTTCGGAATCGGTGGAATATTcccaattgaaaatatttattctgccTCGAAAATTG GGAAAGAAAGCTGTTTTGGAAGGGTGATAGCACGATTTGGCCGGAGATGCACATACGTGGTAATAGGAGATGATTCTGATGAAGAAACGGCAGCACGTGCCCACAACTTTCCATTCTGGAGAATAAATAGCCACTCGGACACGCAGGCTCTTTACAACGCCTTAGAAATGGGATTTCTTTAA